One Neoarius graeffei isolate fNeoGra1 chromosome 16, fNeoGra1.pri, whole genome shotgun sequence DNA segment encodes these proteins:
- the gmnn gene encoding geminin, which produces MNSVRKTKQAENPHENLKMFFTAKTSGTSRRKTLQVLQPSAVNKPLGKLIETGKAVPKRKLWGADQVKGSKRVKAEVAVKHADLENENQTEGISKEAYELMVKETPTSSYWKQLAEERQKALFNVLQENEKLHKEIEAKDEQIAKLRSENDELQELAQHVQHMADMIERLTGKSPDNLEELREIAFDVEDDNPECKNEDALNLEDEETNTKDAENTGVVTEAEDNTASDA; this is translated from the exons ATGAATTCTGTCAGAAAAACGAAGCAAGCTGAGAATCCACATGAAAACTTAAAG ATGTTTTTTACAGCAAAAACATCGGGGACATCTAGGAGGAAAACACTTCAGGTCCTCCAGCCATCTGCTGTCAATAAGCCTCTTGGGAAGCTGATTGAG ACTGGCAAGGCAGTTCCTAAGAGGAAGCTATGGGGTGCTGACCAGGTGAAGGGCTCAAAGAGAGTTAAAGCTGAAGTGGCAGTGAAACATGCAGACCTAGAAAATGAAAACCAAACTGAAGGAATCTCAAAAGAAGCCTATGAGCTGATGGTCAAAG AAACCCCTACCTCCTCTTACTGGAAGCAGTTGGCAGAGGAGCGACAGAAAGCCCTTTTCAATGTTCTCCAGGAAAATGAGAAG CTTCACAAAGAAATAGAAGCCAAAGATGAGCAGATTGCTAAGCTGCGAAGTGAGAATGATGAACTACAGGAGTTGGCACAGCATGTCCAACACATGGCTGACATGATCGAG CGGTTAACTGGTAAAAGTCCAGACAACTTGGAAGAACTACGAGAAATCGCCTTTGATGTGGAAGATGACAATCCTGAGTGCAAAAACGAAGACGCATTAAATCTGGAGGATGAGGAAACGAACACCAAAGATGCAGAGAATACAGGGGTTGTGACTGAAGCAGAAGATAACACTGCCTCAGATGCATGA